A genomic window from Candidatus Thiocaldithrix dubininis includes:
- a CDS encoding type III pantothenate kinase: MTILLVDAGNSRLKWSELSVTGVLSTQYAQAYADRPALAAFIDLLESYPNVTHITLVHVLTHLFAESVHALCIERGIALQLVRSQAQGYGIQSGYREPARLGTDRFVGLIAAHQLAKPQPCIVIDCGTAVTLDAIDAHGKHLGGVIFPGLHLSADALIARAQGKLSVAFDEDMSVLADHTSQAIGSGCLFALLGAIEGISARMQTAFTQPAKRILTGGDATTLQPWLQGAYQIETDLLMQGLRYITLEDACTTP, encoded by the coding sequence GTGACAATTTTGCTGGTGGATGCGGGCAATTCACGCCTGAAGTGGTCTGAACTTTCAGTCACAGGGGTTTTATCAACGCAATATGCACAGGCTTATGCGGATCGTCCAGCCTTGGCAGCATTTATTGATTTACTAGAGAGTTATCCAAACGTAACACATATTACCTTAGTGCATGTTTTAACTCATTTATTTGCTGAGAGCGTACACGCTTTATGTATTGAACGCGGTATTGCCTTGCAGTTAGTTCGTTCGCAAGCCCAAGGCTATGGTATTCAGTCAGGCTATCGAGAACCTGCACGGTTAGGTACGGATCGTTTTGTTGGGTTAATTGCTGCTCATCAGTTGGCCAAACCCCAGCCTTGTATTGTGATTGATTGCGGAACAGCCGTGACTTTAGATGCAATTGATGCACACGGTAAGCATTTAGGCGGGGTAATTTTTCCGGGTTTACATTTATCTGCTGATGCTTTGATTGCCCGCGCACAAGGTAAGCTTAGCGTGGCATTTGATGAAGATATGAGCGTATTAGCCGATCATACTAGCCAAGCAATTGGCAGCGGTTGTTTATTTGCGTTACTAGGGGCGATTGAGGGAATTAGCGCCCGTATGCAAACGGCTTTTACCCAACCGGCTAAACGTATTTTAACTGGGGGAGATGCCACAACTTTACAGCCTTGGTTACAAGGTGCTTATCAAATTGAAACGGACTTATTAATGCAAGGGCTGCGCTATATCACGCTGGAGGATGCGTGTACTACGCCTTAA
- a CDS encoding SPOR domain-containing protein, with translation MYYALILLIVLNAGFLLWNNFLAPQQDLTPPPLTQTGVSSLQLRTDIEQTVYKSTENEQSTCYTLGPYNSEKAASLVADKIKALGLAVTMRPMRSMETLNFLVYIAPQANTAQAEQIVSDIKKFAVADVLVVPEGPYKNAISLGFFSNLNKAKRHAEYIRYLGYDARYTEQQAAREVFWLDYDEPFGANTPVLAWSAAIDKSSEVQRIPRACVH, from the coding sequence GTGTACTACGCCTTAATTCTGTTAATTGTTTTAAATGCGGGCTTTTTGTTGTGGAATAATTTTCTAGCACCACAGCAAGACCTTACGCCACCACCGCTAACGCAAACGGGTGTTAGTAGCCTGCAATTGCGCACAGATATTGAGCAAACTGTTTACAAAAGTACGGAAAATGAACAAAGCACTTGTTATACCTTAGGCCCGTATAATTCTGAAAAAGCGGCAAGCTTAGTTGCTGATAAGATTAAAGCCTTAGGCTTAGCGGTGACCATGCGTCCTATGCGCAGTATGGAAACCTTAAATTTTCTGGTTTATATCGCGCCACAAGCCAATACTGCACAAGCGGAGCAGATTGTGAGTGACATTAAGAAATTTGCGGTGGCAGATGTGTTAGTTGTGCCAGAAGGTCCGTATAAAAATGCCATTTCTTTGGGATTTTTCAGTAACTTAAACAAAGCCAAGCGTCATGCAGAATATATTCGTTATTTAGGCTATGATGCGCGATATACAGAACAACAAGCGGCGCGTGAAGTATTTTGGTTGGATTATGACGAACCATTTGGAGCTAATACACCTGTGTTAGCGTGGAGCGCTGCTATCGACAAAAGCTCTGAAGTACAACGCATTCCGCGAGCTTGCGTACATTAA
- a CDS encoding efflux RND transporter periplasmic adaptor subunit yields the protein MPRTRRRHQLLSMVCLLSTVWLSACQQEDPNAAKKAPPKEAEVGVMHLQTQDVVLTNELPGRVVAAQTAEVRPQVSGIIQSQLFEAGSEVRKGTPLYQIDNSTYQVALETAQAQLAKAQANLETAITKNRRNQALVERGLISRDSYDDQATEVKQAQADVEVAKAAIKTAKINLAYSTIKAPITGYVGKSVVTPGSLVTANQATALATMQSLDPIWVDITLASTDFVSGKNAITPQVSLVLPNGAAYSQTGHLAFTDTSVDKATGALTVRAEFDNPQRQLLPGMFVRARLETGEQKAALLVPQQAVSRKANGDASVWLLNSSENTVNPTVVKTGQAIGNKWLINEGLSAGDQIVVDGFQKIKPGAKVKPLPLGADGKPLKAEAPAKPATPDAVEVKVSMPATSGAPATPSQAK from the coding sequence ATGCCAAGAACCCGTCGCCGTCATCAACTATTGAGTATGGTTTGCTTGCTAAGTACGGTATGGCTCAGTGCTTGCCAGCAAGAAGATCCCAATGCTGCGAAGAAAGCGCCTCCCAAAGAAGCCGAAGTCGGCGTTATGCACTTGCAAACCCAAGACGTCGTGTTAACCAATGAATTACCCGGGCGGGTGGTTGCTGCGCAAACCGCAGAAGTGCGCCCGCAAGTCAGCGGTATTATTCAAAGCCAATTATTCGAGGCAGGTTCAGAAGTACGCAAAGGCACGCCGCTGTATCAAATTGATAACAGTACCTATCAAGTGGCTTTAGAAACCGCACAAGCCCAATTAGCTAAAGCCCAGGCTAACTTAGAAACGGCCATCACGAAAAATCGGCGTAATCAAGCGTTAGTTGAGCGTGGGTTAATTAGCCGTGATAGCTACGACGACCAAGCGACCGAAGTTAAGCAAGCGCAAGCGGATGTGGAAGTGGCCAAAGCCGCCATTAAAACCGCTAAAATTAATTTAGCTTACAGTACGATTAAAGCGCCGATTACGGGTTATGTGGGTAAATCAGTGGTTACGCCGGGTTCGTTAGTGACGGCTAATCAAGCCACCGCGTTAGCGACCATGCAAAGCCTTGACCCGATTTGGGTGGATATCACTTTAGCCAGTACCGATTTTGTCAGCGGCAAAAATGCTATTACGCCACAAGTTAGTTTAGTGTTACCGAACGGCGCGGCTTATAGTCAAACTGGGCATTTAGCCTTTACGGATACTAGCGTGGATAAAGCCACGGGTGCATTAACCGTGCGTGCTGAATTTGATAATCCACAACGCCAATTATTGCCGGGTATGTTCGTCAGAGCACGTTTAGAAACAGGCGAACAAAAAGCGGCGTTATTAGTGCCACAGCAAGCGGTTTCACGTAAAGCCAATGGTGATGCCAGTGTTTGGTTATTGAATAGTAGCGAGAATACTGTAAATCCCACAGTGGTTAAAACGGGACAAGCAATAGGGAATAAGTGGCTGATTAATGAAGGTTTAAGCGCGGGCGATCAAATTGTAGTCGATGGTTTCCAAAAAATTAAACCCGGGGCAAAAGTCAAACCGTTGCCATTAGGCGCAGACGGTAAGCCCTTAAAAGCGGAAGCACCTGCTAAACCGGCTACGCCTGACGCAGTTGAGGTAAAGGTTAGTATGCCCGCAACCTCGGGCGCACCTGCTACTCCCAGTCAAGCCAAATAA
- a CDS encoding efflux RND transporter permease subunit, which produces MSRFFIDRPIFAWVIAIAIMLAGILAIPNLPIAQYPDIAPPTISISATYPGASAKTVEDSVTQIIEQKMTGLDGLQYMSSTSSSAGTGKVDISFIAGTDPDIAQVQVQNKLQLALPQLPESVQQQGVKVAKSSTGFLLVIGFISEDGSLTQTDIADYITTNVQDSLSRVEGVGNTQVFGAPYAMRIWLDPLKLTNYKITTSEIKSAIQAQNTQVSAGQLGGTPAVPGQQLNATVTAQSRLQTPEQFKAIVLKTAPDGAVIRLSDVAKVELGSENYDVISRYKGNPASGLAVTLASGANALDTAEAVKAKLNELTAFFPSGLKAVIPYDSSPFIRISIEGVVHTLIEAIILVFIVMLVFLQNLRATLIPTITVPVVLLGTLAILDIAGYSINTLTMFGMVLAIGLLVDDAIVVVENVERLMVEEKLSPRAATRKSMGQITGALIGIALVLSAVFIPMAFFGGSTGVIYRQFSITLVSSMVLSVLVALILTPALTATLLKPPKSQHGEHGFSGWFNRNFNRGSNGYQRMVGGMLRKPLRYLVIYGLIIGGMIYLFSKLPTSFLPDEDQGTLFVQIQLPPGATQERTLQVIKQVEQYFLENEKDVLSSLFAVSGMGSAGNGQNVARAFVRLVDWSERKSPDKTAQAVAARAMGKLSKIRDARVVAIAPPAVRGLGSSAGFDVELQDRAGLGHDALMSARDEFLKKVSQDSRLTGVRPNGLDDTAQYSLDLDISQAGALGVPVSTINETLSMAWGGSYVGDFIDKGRVKKVYVQGEAATRMLPDDLDKWYVRNSSGEMVPFSAFAKGKWVYGSPLLERFNGMSAVEVVGAPVAGVSSGTAMQIVEQAIQELPPGIGYEWTGMSYQEKASGSQAPMLYAISMLVVFLALAALYESWSIPFAVMLVVPLGVVGALLATYSRGLANDVYFQVGLLTTIGLSAKNAILIVEFAKELMDHGMGLMQATLEAVRIRLRPILMTSFAFMLGVLPLVISTGAGSGSQHSVGTGVLGGMISATLLGIFFVPVFFLVVRKIFPAKPTVSEQTEHEAVVTV; this is translated from the coding sequence ATGTCACGCTTTTTCATTGATCGACCTATTTTTGCTTGGGTTATTGCGATTGCCATTATGTTAGCAGGCATTCTGGCGATTCCGAATTTGCCGATTGCGCAATACCCGGATATTGCACCGCCAACGATTTCAATTTCGGCTACTTATCCCGGTGCGTCGGCGAAAACCGTTGAAGACTCCGTAACGCAAATCATTGAACAGAAAATGACGGGCTTGGATGGCTTGCAATATATGTCCTCAACCAGTAGTTCGGCGGGCACGGGTAAAGTGGATATTAGCTTTATTGCTGGTACTGACCCGGATATTGCGCAAGTACAGGTACAGAACAAATTGCAGTTGGCGCTGCCACAATTGCCGGAATCGGTACAGCAGCAAGGTGTTAAAGTTGCAAAGAGTTCAACGGGCTTTTTATTAGTCATTGGCTTTATTTCCGAAGATGGTAGCCTCACACAAACCGATATTGCCGATTACATTACGACCAATGTGCAAGATTCCTTAAGCCGAGTGGAAGGGGTAGGCAATACCCAAGTCTTCGGTGCGCCGTATGCCATGCGTATTTGGTTAGATCCGCTGAAATTAACCAATTATAAAATCACAACTTCTGAAATAAAGTCAGCGATTCAAGCACAAAATACGCAGGTATCTGCCGGGCAATTAGGCGGTACGCCTGCTGTGCCGGGGCAACAATTAAACGCTACCGTAACCGCGCAATCGCGTTTACAAACACCGGAGCAATTTAAAGCGATTGTCTTAAAAACTGCGCCAGACGGTGCTGTAATTCGTTTAAGCGATGTGGCTAAGGTTGAATTAGGCAGTGAAAATTACGACGTAATTTCGCGTTATAAAGGCAATCCAGCTTCGGGTTTAGCCGTTACCTTAGCCAGCGGTGCAAATGCTTTAGATACGGCGGAAGCGGTTAAAGCTAAGTTAAATGAACTGACTGCCTTTTTTCCTAGCGGCTTAAAAGCGGTAATTCCCTACGATTCTTCACCGTTTATTCGTATTTCGATTGAGGGTGTGGTGCATACCCTGATTGAAGCGATTATTTTAGTGTTTATCGTTATGCTGGTGTTCTTACAGAACCTACGCGCTACCTTAATTCCTACTATTACTGTGCCTGTGGTGTTATTGGGCACATTAGCAATATTAGACATAGCAGGTTATTCGATTAATACCCTCACCATGTTTGGCATGGTGTTAGCCATTGGTTTATTAGTCGATGATGCGATTGTAGTCGTTGAAAACGTCGAACGCTTAATGGTTGAGGAAAAATTATCACCTCGTGCGGCGACACGTAAGTCAATGGGACAAATTACAGGTGCATTAATTGGGATTGCCTTGGTGCTTTCGGCAGTGTTTATTCCAATGGCGTTTTTTGGCGGTTCTACCGGGGTTATTTACCGACAATTCTCCATTACGCTGGTTTCGTCTATGGTGTTATCCGTCTTGGTTGCGCTGATTTTAACGCCAGCCCTAACTGCTACGTTATTGAAACCACCCAAATCCCAGCATGGCGAACACGGTTTTTCCGGTTGGTTTAATCGTAATTTCAATCGTGGTAGTAACGGCTATCAGCGTATGGTGGGCGGCATGTTGCGTAAACCGCTGCGTTATTTAGTCATATACGGCTTAATTATTGGCGGCATGATTTATTTGTTCTCTAAGTTGCCCACGTCCTTCTTACCGGATGAAGACCAAGGTACGTTATTCGTCCAGATTCAATTGCCGCCGGGGGCAACGCAAGAACGCACCTTGCAAGTTATTAAGCAAGTTGAACAGTATTTCCTAGAAAACGAGAAAGATGTATTAAGCAGCCTATTTGCTGTTTCGGGTATGGGTTCTGCCGGAAATGGGCAAAATGTGGCGCGGGCATTTGTGCGTTTAGTGGATTGGTCAGAACGGAAATCGCCGGATAAAACGGCGCAAGCCGTGGCGGCTAGAGCAATGGGTAAATTAAGCAAAATTCGGGATGCGCGGGTGGTGGCGATTGCACCACCAGCGGTACGTGGTTTAGGCAGTTCAGCAGGCTTTGATGTGGAGCTGCAAGACCGTGCGGGCTTAGGGCATGATGCGCTGATGAGCGCCCGCGACGAATTCTTAAAGAAGGTCTCACAAGACTCGCGTTTGACTGGCGTACGTCCCAATGGTTTAGATGATACGGCACAATACAGTCTTGACTTAGATATTAGCCAAGCGGGCGCATTAGGTGTGCCCGTTAGTACCATTAATGAAACCTTATCTATGGCGTGGGGTGGTTCGTATGTTGGCGACTTTATTGATAAAGGGCGTGTGAAAAAAGTCTATGTACAGGGTGAAGCGGCAACTCGTATGCTGCCTGATGATTTAGACAAATGGTATGTGCGCAATAGCAGCGGCGAAATGGTACCGTTTTCCGCCTTTGCCAAAGGTAAATGGGTCTACGGTTCACCGTTACTTGAACGTTTTAACGGTATGTCTGCGGTTGAAGTGGTAGGTGCGCCAGTAGCGGGGGTAAGTTCAGGCACGGCTATGCAAATTGTCGAACAGGCTATTCAAGAACTGCCACCGGGCATTGGTTATGAATGGACAGGCATGTCCTATCAGGAAAAAGCCTCTGGCTCACAAGCCCCGATGTTATATGCCATTTCGATGTTAGTAGTGTTTTTAGCTTTGGCTGCGTTATACGAAAGTTGGTCGATTCCCTTTGCCGTTATGTTGGTTGTGCCGTTAGGCGTCGTCGGCGCGTTATTAGCCACTTATAGCCGAGGGTTAGCAAATGACGTGTATTTCCAAGTCGGTTTATTAACTACCATTGGTTTATCAGCTAAAAACGCTATCTTAATCGTCGAGTTCGCCAAAGAATTAATGGATCACGGCATGGGCTTAATGCAAGCCACATTAGAAGCGGTACGTATTCGATTACGTCCCATTCTGATGACCTCATTTGCCTTTATGTTAGGTGTATTGCCATTAGTCATTAGCACGGGGGCGGGTTCAGGTAGCCAGCATTCGGTGGGAACAGGTGTCTTAGGGGGTATGATTTCCGCAACCTTACTGGGCATTTTCTTTGTGCCAGTATTCTTTTTGGTGGTACGCAAAATCTTTCCCGCAAAACCCACTGTATCCGAACAGACAGAACATGAAGCGGTTGTAACGGTTTAA
- a CDS encoding ankyrin repeat domain-containing protein: MSRKLFLSVLLTLGLMGMQGAQASMDDIVQTCRSNDSFHKAAAKNDLAYLNVCLSAGFPVNTQEGNGWTALHAAAKAGSTGAIQLLLRNNADPSVRDVNGRTAYEQAELMGHHDAMALLKNK, encoded by the coding sequence ATGTCACGCAAACTATTTTTAAGCGTTCTGCTGACACTAGGTTTAATGGGCATGCAAGGCGCACAGGCGAGTATGGACGATATTGTACAAACCTGTCGCAGTAATGATAGTTTTCACAAAGCCGCTGCTAAAAATGACTTAGCTTATTTAAATGTTTGTTTATCGGCGGGTTTTCCAGTTAATACTCAAGAAGGTAATGGTTGGACAGCTTTACATGCCGCTGCTAAAGCCGGTAGTACAGGCGCAATTCAATTGTTATTAAGAAATAATGCTGACCCCAGCGTTCGTGATGTGAACGGGCGCACAGCTTACGAACAAGCTGAACTGATGGGGCATCACGATGCAATGGCTTTGTTGAAAAATAAATAG
- a CDS encoding TIGR01777 family oxidoreductase — translation MHTTFFTQPQQILVTGGTGFVGQHLIKALQSDGHQVWVLTRHAKKAQALFKQSVQVVTGLDQLKQPIDVVINLAGARILGQRWTTARKAELYKSRVGLTNKLVAWIAKTPSKPKLLLGASAIGYYGIQAQGDNHDLTETSPPQAIFMSELVQAWEQANAQACQYGVKVAVMRFGLVLGNDGGALPMMLLPIKLGLGGKMGSGQQWLSWMHIEDLVRATAHIGILSLQAAADFTPYNFTSPQPVHQVEFAQTAAQLLHRPAFMPAPALPVRLLLGEQADLLLEGQKVLPQALLDSHFEFRYADLTSALSALVTA, via the coding sequence ATGCACACAACGTTTTTTACACAACCGCAGCAAATATTAGTCACAGGCGGCACAGGTTTTGTAGGTCAACACTTAATCAAAGCCTTACAAAGCGATGGGCATCAGGTGTGGGTCTTAACGCGCCATGCTAAAAAAGCCCAAGCCTTGTTTAAGCAATCCGTGCAAGTGGTAACAGGTCTAGACCAACTTAAACAACCGATTGATGTAGTTATCAACCTAGCGGGTGCACGTATTTTAGGGCAACGTTGGACAACAGCACGTAAAGCCGAGTTATACAAAAGTCGGGTGGGGCTAACCAATAAACTGGTCGCGTGGATTGCAAAGACCCCCAGCAAACCCAAATTATTATTAGGCGCATCGGCGATTGGTTATTACGGCATTCAAGCCCAAGGCGATAATCACGATTTGACGGAAACCAGTCCGCCGCAAGCTATTTTTATGTCAGAGTTGGTGCAGGCTTGGGAACAAGCTAACGCTCAAGCTTGCCAATACGGCGTCAAAGTCGCGGTTATGCGCTTTGGCTTAGTACTCGGCAACGATGGCGGGGCATTGCCCATGATGTTATTGCCGATTAAATTAGGTCTAGGTGGCAAAATGGGCAGCGGTCAACAATGGTTATCATGGATGCATATTGAGGATTTGGTACGTGCCACAGCGCATATTGGCATACTAAGTTTACAAGCTGCGGCAGACTTTACGCCTTATAATTTCACTAGCCCTCAGCCGGTACACCAAGTGGAATTTGCCCAAACAGCCGCGCAGCTTTTACATCGTCCAGCCTTTATGCCAGCTCCTGCTTTACCTGTCCGCTTATTGTTAGGTGAGCAAGCTGATTTATTGCTGGAAGGCCAAAAAGTCCTACCACAAGCCTTGTTAGACAGTCATTTCGAGTTTCGCTATGCCGATTTAACCAGTGCATTAAGCGCCTTGGTAACTGCTTAA
- a CDS encoding 2OG-Fe(II) oxygenase: MQTVIEPSWQAWVTENLQRQCSPVELCQILKQHGFQTPQIQQLLGEAYPLEFAQTQPVIDYAALAKPPLGRFHPELTIHQVLAEPLQLYVIEDFLSANECQQLIEITDSQLSPSEVSHSNGDYAYRTSQTCHLVNTQHPLVDKVNEKIARTLGIQARYAEPIQAQRYAVGQEFKEHHDYFAPNTDIYERYAKDLGQRTWTFVVYLNDVVAGGATYFPIIETAVKPKQGCAALWNNLHPDGRPNYASLHQGMPVVQGVKYIITKWFRERGQGAMFYEEAD; encoded by the coding sequence ATGCAAACTGTAATTGAGCCAAGCTGGCAAGCGTGGGTAACTGAAAATTTACAACGGCAATGTAGCCCTGTAGAGCTTTGCCAAATTTTGAAACAGCATGGTTTTCAAACGCCCCAAATTCAACAATTATTGGGCGAGGCTTATCCGCTGGAATTTGCACAAACTCAACCTGTCATTGATTATGCTGCCTTAGCCAAGCCACCTTTAGGGCGTTTTCACCCAGAACTGACTATTCATCAAGTGCTAGCTGAACCATTGCAGTTGTATGTCATTGAAGATTTTCTGAGTGCGAATGAATGTCAGCAGTTAATTGAAATTACCGATAGCCAGTTAAGTCCTTCTGAAGTCTCGCATAGCAACGGGGATTATGCCTATCGCACTAGTCAAACCTGCCATTTGGTGAATACTCAGCATCCGTTAGTGGATAAAGTCAATGAGAAAATCGCCCGCACGTTAGGTATTCAAGCCCGTTATGCTGAACCGATTCAAGCGCAGCGTTATGCGGTAGGGCAGGAATTTAAAGAACATCATGATTATTTTGCCCCGAATACCGATATTTACGAACGTTATGCAAAGGATTTAGGGCAGCGCACATGGACATTTGTGGTGTATTTAAATGATGTGGTCGCAGGCGGGGCAACGTACTTTCCGATTATTGAAACGGCGGTAAAGCCCAAACAGGGGTGTGCGGCTCTTTGGAATAATTTACACCCTGATGGGCGACCTAATTATGCCTCTTTGCATCAAGGTATGCCGGTCGTGCAGGGTGTTAAATACATTATTACCAAATGGTTTCGAGAGCGTGGGCAAGGTGCAATGTTTTATGAAGAAGCGGATTAA
- a CDS encoding folate-binding protein YgfZ, producing MKPEWKEFLIKRGAEFSGDSLVSFGNPDLERRIPPRGAILCDLSHFGLIRIMGEDAENFLQGQFTNDIRQVTDQWSQLSAYSNPQGRVLATFFITHRQGSYYLSVSRDLVETLLKRLRMYVLRSKVYLEDASASLVHFGYAAPDGDTRLIEILGKAPQAAYETLQINNLTIMRQPAPIPRYKILGELPEALKLWQQLNVNAACVGRNGWEYFNVQSGIPMVTKKSYEAWVPQMLNLDLINGLSFTKGCYPGQEIVARMKYLGKSKRRMFRIAIPHLVQRPSIGTPIASPQDPEAGTILNATLNPDGYVEALAVMKIAETTQALTLGEYKVQLASLPYSLEDEAV from the coding sequence ATGAAACCAGAATGGAAAGAGTTTCTCATTAAACGGGGCGCGGAATTTTCAGGTGATTCATTAGTCTCGTTTGGCAATCCCGATTTAGAACGCCGCATTCCACCCCGTGGCGCAATCTTATGTGACCTTTCACACTTTGGCTTAATTCGCATTATGGGCGAAGATGCCGAAAACTTTTTACAAGGGCAATTTACCAACGATATTCGCCAAGTGACGGATCAATGGTCACAGCTTAGCGCTTATAGCAATCCTCAAGGGCGGGTCTTAGCGACGTTTTTTATCACTCATCGCCAAGGCAGTTATTACTTAAGCGTCTCGCGTGATTTGGTAGAAACCTTATTAAAGCGGCTACGGATGTATGTATTACGCTCCAAAGTGTATTTAGAAGATGCTTCTGCCAGCCTTGTGCATTTCGGTTATGCGGCTCCCGATGGTGATACACGTCTGATTGAGATTTTGGGTAAAGCGCCACAAGCGGCTTATGAAACCTTGCAGATTAATAATCTGACGATTATGCGCCAACCTGCGCCGATTCCACGTTATAAAATCTTAGGCGAACTGCCCGAAGCCTTAAAACTTTGGCAGCAACTTAATGTGAATGCGGCTTGTGTCGGGCGTAATGGTTGGGAATATTTCAATGTGCAGTCTGGCATTCCAATGGTTACCAAAAAAAGCTACGAGGCGTGGGTGCCGCAAATGCTGAACTTGGATTTAATTAATGGCTTAAGCTTTACCAAGGGCTGTTATCCGGGACAAGAAATCGTAGCGCGTATGAAATACTTAGGTAAATCCAAACGCCGTATGTTCCGTATTGCGATTCCGCACTTAGTCCAGCGCCCGTCGATTGGTACACCTATCGCCAGTCCTCAAGACCCCGAAGCAGGCACTATTTTAAATGCCACTTTGAATCCAGACGGTTATGTAGAAGCTTTAGCAGTTATGAAAATTGCAGAAACTACACAAGCCCTAACGTTAGGTGAGTACAAAGTGCAACTGGCAAGCTTGCCTTATAGCTTGGAAGACGAAGCGGTTTAA
- a CDS encoding peptidylprolyl isomerase gives MRLTTNNMIATGLIGLTLAVSSLYATAEDKPAADKAAPAAATSTTTTTTTTEDKKVVATVNGQAITQDTLDSVVSMVRRSGQGEDLDTKGILDDLVITELARQEANKSGVAEREDIKNKVKDFTDKIVLNAWTQEKASSFKVSDDELKKIYEKRISGADKYEYKARHILMKTKEEAEGIIKDLDKGTDFADLAKKSSDGPSASMGGDLGWFKSDTMVKPFADAVAKMEPGTYTKEPVQTEFGWHVIKLEERRDVKPPEFESVKPQLQRQYEQEKMLEYMNELRGKADVKIMLPETKPAAATSTETKPADTAPAAAPAPAAAPAAAPASK, from the coding sequence CGACTGCTGAAGACAAACCAGCGGCAGATAAAGCCGCGCCTGCCGCAGCTACCAGTACCACGACCACCACAACTACGACCGAAGATAAAAAAGTCGTGGCAACTGTCAATGGTCAAGCCATTACGCAAGATACCTTAGATAGCGTCGTGAGTATGGTTCGCCGTTCAGGACAAGGCGAAGATCTTGATACTAAAGGTATCTTAGACGACCTCGTTATCACTGAACTGGCACGCCAAGAAGCCAATAAATCCGGGGTAGCTGAGCGCGAAGACATTAAAAATAAAGTCAAAGATTTCACCGATAAAATCGTGTTGAATGCTTGGACTCAAGAAAAAGCCTCATCCTTTAAAGTTAGCGATGATGAACTGAAAAAGATTTATGAAAAACGTATTTCTGGTGCAGACAAATACGAATACAAAGCTCGTCATATCTTAATGAAAACCAAGGAAGAAGCCGAAGGTATCATTAAAGACTTAGATAAAGGCACAGACTTCGCCGATTTAGCCAAAAAATCGTCTGATGGTCCATCTGCCTCTATGGGCGGCGACTTAGGTTGGTTTAAATCTGACACAATGGTTAAACCGTTTGCCGATGCAGTGGCTAAAATGGAACCGGGTACGTATACCAAAGAACCCGTACAAACTGAATTCGGCTGGCACGTTATCAAGTTGGAAGAACGCCGCGACGTTAAACCCCCTGAGTTTGAGAGCGTTAAACCACAGTTACAACGCCAGTATGAACAAGAAAAAATGCTGGAATACATGAATGAATTACGTGGCAAAGCTGATGTAAAAATCATGTTGCCTGAAACTAAACCGGCTGCCGCTACCAGCACTGAAACAAAACCGGCGGATACTGCACCAGCGGCTGCGCCCGCTCCGGCGGCTGCTCCTGCTGCCGCACCAGCTTCTAAATAA